The segment CCGGCCCTCCTCCCGCAGATAACCGGCATAGGCATATACCCCGGCCAGGGTGCCGCTCTTCAGCAGCCGCTGGTCCCGGGCCGGCAGCAACGAGCCATAGGGGCGGAAGTCCTTCAGCAACATGAGCATGGCCCGGACGGTGACCCGGTTGTTGCGGGACAGTCCCGAGCCCTCCTCCAGGTACAGATCCGCCCCGGAAAAGCCGGACTCACGGCGATAAAAATCAGCCACCGCCGCCCTGGCCTTGTCCCAGGTGGCTGGATAGCCGTATTTCTCCGCCCCGCAGGCCAGGAAGATCTGGTTGGCGATAAAGTTGTTGGAATACTTCAGCAGCAACGGGATCATCTCGATCAGGGGCCGGCTCCGATGGACCAGAACCGGGGCCAGGGCCGCGGGGATCCCGGCCCGCCGGATTTCACCGGCTACCACGAGCCCCTGTTGACGAAGCAGGGCCCGAAAAAGCTCACCCGCGTACCGGGCAATAATCTCCCTGTTATTCTTCGCATTGGCGCTGATATTGATCCGGTGAATTCCCGGGGCCGAGCCACGCCCCAGAACCGCCATCAGGGGCAGAAAGGGCGTCTGCGGCTCGGCCGAACCCACCGAGCCGTCCTTTGCCTTGCGGATCTTGACGGTGTTGAAGTTGACCGCCAGGCCACTGTTGGCCGCATCATAGGGGTTGTCGCTGTTGCCGCTCCCCGCGGCCGGGGCGGCCAGTTGAAAGGAACTGCCGTCAAGCACGATGTCCCGTACCCGGGCCACCCCTTTGCCGCGCAGTTCCCCGGCCAGAACACCACACTGCTCGGAGATCAGAAAAGGGTCGCCAAAGCCCTGGATAAAAAGATCGCCCTCCCGGTTCCAATAGAACCTGGTTTCAAAACGGAAGTCAGGCCCCAGAATGCGAAGGGCCGCATAGGCGGTGGCGATCTTGAGGATGCTGGCCGGCACCAGGGGAACATCCATGTTTTTCGCATAAAGGAGCGTGCCGTGCCGTTCAATGGCCAGGCCACCGTTTGTCACCAGCTGGTTGATATCCTCGACCGGCCCGGCAATAGCCGTGTCCGCCGGGCCGACGAGCAAGAGCGCCCACAACCCGGCCACCAGGATCCGGCCCGGCAATCCGATCAACGACCCTGTCATCACCGAAAATCCTTTCCTGCTTGCACGAATCCGTGGCCCTGGTCAATGCTTACAGGCCGGTGCTTTCCGTAAACCCAAAAGGGGCGGCGGTCATAAAACCGCCGCCCCGGGAAACAGCTGAAAAAATCGCGGCTAGATCTTAGGCAGGGATGCCATGGATGCGGCAACCGCCTCGGCCGGATATTCATAATTGTGGAGTTCTCCGGCCAGGAACTGCTCAAAGGCGGACAGATCGAGATGGCCGTGTCCGGACAGGTTGAAGAGAATGGTCTTGGGCTCGTTGAGATCACGGGTGGCCTCGATAATCGCCCCGCGAATGGCATGGCAGGCCTCGGGCGCCGGGATGATCCCCTCGGTCCGGGCAAAGAGAATTCCGGCCTCAAAGGTCTCGAGCTGGGGCACTGCCAGCGGCTCGATGATCCCGTCCCGGACCAGGGCGCTGACAATGGGCGCCATTCCGTGGTAGCGGAGACCGCCGGCATGGATTCCCGGGGGCATGAAATCATGGCCCAGGGTATACATCTGCATCAGCGGGGTGGTCTGGGCCACGTCGCCGAAGTCATAGGCCATGGTGCCCTTGGTCATGGTCGGACAGGAGGCCGGTTCGACCCCGAGGAAACGGACATCTTTTCCTTCCAGCCGGTCGGCGACAAAGGGCACGGCCAGGCCGGCGAAATTGGAGCCGCCGCCGCAGCAGCCGATCACCACGTCCGGATAATCTCCGGCGATCTCCATCTGCTTTCTGGCCTCAAGCCCGACAACGGTCTGGTGATGGATCACATGGTTCAAAACCGAACCCAGGGCATACTTGGTATCGTCCCGGGTGGCGGCATCCTCCAGGGCCTCGGAGATGGCAATGCCCAGGGAACCGTTGGAGTCCGGATCCTGCTCCAGGACCGAACGGCCGAAATGGGTGTCCGGACTGGGGCTGGCCACCACCTGGGCGCCGTAGGTATGCATCATGGTCTTGCGGTAGGGTTTCTGGTCAAAGGAGACCCGGACCATGTAGACCTTGCACTCCAGGCCGAACTTCTGGGTGGCAAAGGCCAGGGCGCTGCCCCACTGGCCGGCGCCGGTCTCGGTGGCAAGCCGCTTGATCCCCTCCCGCTTGTTATAGTAGGCCTGGGCCACTGCGCTGTTGGGCTTGTGACTGCCCACCGGCGACACCCCTTCATACTTGAAGTAGATTT is part of the Desulfobacterales bacterium genome and harbors:
- a CDS encoding D-alanyl-D-alanine carboxypeptidase; translation: MTGSLIGLPGRILVAGLWALLLVGPADTAIAGPVEDINQLVTNGGLAIERHGTLLYAKNMDVPLVPASILKIATAYAALRILGPDFRFETRFYWNREGDLFIQGFGDPFLISEQCGVLAGELRGKGVARVRDIVLDGSSFQLAAPAAGSGNSDNPYDAANSGLAVNFNTVKIRKAKDGSVGSAEPQTPFLPLMAVLGRGSAPGIHRINISANAKNNREIIARYAGELFRALLRQQGLVVAGEIRRAGIPAALAPVLVHRSRPLIEMIPLLLKYSNNFIANQIFLACGAEKYGYPATWDKARAAVADFYRRESGFSGADLYLEEGSGLSRNNRVTVRAMLMLLKDFRPYGSLLPARDQRLLKSGTLAGVYAYAGYLREEGRLDRVVIILNQGNNTRERILDLLEEIYRRY
- a CDS encoding TrpB-like pyridoxal phosphate-dependent enzyme, with amino-acid sequence MSLKKIYLRDDEIPTQWYNIVPDIPGGMQPPLDPETMQPMGPEKLSLVFPMALLEQEMSGQRWIDIPEEVLDIYRIWRPSPLVRADKLEQALGTRAKIYFKYEGVSPVGSHKPNSAVAQAYYNKREGIKRLATETGAGQWGSALAFATQKFGLECKVYMVRVSFDQKPYRKTMMHTYGAQVVASPSPDTHFGRSVLEQDPDSNGSLGIAISEALEDAATRDDTKYALGSVLNHVIHHQTVVGLEARKQMEIAGDYPDVVIGCCGGGSNFAGLAVPFVADRLEGKDVRFLGVEPASCPTMTKGTMAYDFGDVAQTTPLMQMYTLGHDFMPPGIHAGGLRYHGMAPIVSALVRDGIIEPLAVPQLETFEAGILFARTEGIIPAPEACHAIRGAIIEATRDLNEPKTILFNLSGHGHLDLSAFEQFLAGELHNYEYPAEAVAASMASLPKI